From the Helianthus annuus cultivar XRQ/B chromosome 17, HanXRQr2.0-SUNRISE, whole genome shotgun sequence genome, the window CCTGAACTTAAATTGGTTAGCACTTGAACTCAAAATCAATTATTTATTTGATAAACCCCCTAACTACTAGATAAACGAGACGAACTAAAACATCCCTCGCCCTTCATACCCACCGGTGGCACAATTAAGACAAATTGAGGGCCATAAAGAAGGATATTTGAGAAGCTTTTTACACCCTTAATTATTCTTGAATCAAACATCTATTAAGAAACTAACATCACAAACGCAACTAGTACGTTATAAATTCTAGAAAGTGAAAAGCATTGCAAATGTGAACTGAAGTGAAACATTTGAAACGGAGAATTCGTTACTCAGTTTCAAAAAGGAGGGCGATTTGCCCCCCAATATGCATATGTCGGCAATTGACAAGAATTTAGCAGATTGGGAGGCAATCCATGAAACAATGATGGATTTGCATCATTCATGAGTTGTTGCTGGTTACCGGGCCCAGTAGGTGATCCAAGAGTGCCATTTCCTGAGCCGGGTGTGGTCTCTTCTCCTTCAAGAGGAAGTCTTTCATAAGCAGCATTTCCAAAAGAAGCGGCCATGATCACCACAGGGCCAGACGCTAACAAAGGCCCCACTACTCCTCCCCCAACCACCTGCCCTTGACCACCGGCTAAGTAGATGGTCAATCCTGATGCAGCAGGTGGAGCTGGGGGAGGAAGGAACGAACCAGATAACGACAAGATCTCAAATCGCCCTTGTAGCGTCACAACAGCCCCGGGTGCTGATGGCTGCTTCAGTGTAACATTGGTAACTGTTCCATTACCACTCAAAATACACACCCCTCTTTGCCTTCTTGTGGCAAACTGTGATATACTTTCTTGTATATCACACCCATTAGCCACCTCCATCACATGGGATCTTAGCGCGTTAGCGCTATCCCTTGTGATTATAATCGGTGGCTTAGGCTTGTTCTTTGAGCCAGATGGACGGCCACGAGGCCTTCTAGAGCCACCACTGCTATGATCTCCATCGCCACCAGTCGTCACAACCGACGCCAATTCTCTATTAccatcattgttgttgttgttgtcttcTCGCTCTCGCTTTTGACCATGGTTGTGGCTGCTGCTACCACCACTTTGTTCATCCTCCTCGGAATTCGGCTGCTGTTGATGGTGGTGTTGCTGAAACTGGTGGGGGTGGTGCAACTGAAGATCTCTGGGATGAAAAGGAGGAGGTAGATGACGACCATGAGCATCCATCTTGATCAAACACACTAAAGAAGCCTAAATCTTGGCAAGTTTTTTGAGGGTTTCTTCTTCTGCTTGGTGCTAATCTTCACCAATAAAAGGCAACCAAACTCTTAGCTGACCGTTTCATATTTGTAACTTCTTTCTGTCTACTCTTTACTGTATCCAGCTATGAAAAGAATATATGAAGAATTTGGTTGCTTTTGGTGagggttagagagagagagagagagagagagagagagatgttcTCCTGTTGGACTAAATGTTGTTTGGGTTAGGTCACGAATTGAAGAGAGAGAGTTATAAGTTTGCGTGCGCATGGGCGGTCAGGTGGGTCCTACGTTTGTCCCCCATCGGTACCCATGTTCTCCCCAATTTTTGAGTTCTTGTTTCCACATATAGGGTTTTGTGCACTAATTTTCATGTTTTATTTGCTGCAAAATTTGAGACTCAAGGATATCAATATGTCTTTTGTTTTCCGTTAATGTCTCATGTTTTCCGTTAAAATAACATACTTAATGAATGTATTTAGCTATTTTAATGCcaaatgatctctagatcaagtggtggaaaaCTTGTATTTCTCTTAAGAGATGCATGTTTGATtctcacttggtgcagagtgaggtattggtgggcaatgataggagactcagagaaacctgggttggatccttgagccaaacgggttttactggtaatttcatcgtcgtgcctacgggcgggtgagttactgggttttccccggaattggtggtggattcgagttactctcggagtactccgtttgtcctgTGGGTGCCCCGAG encodes:
- the LOC110922572 gene encoding AT-hook motif nuclear-localized protein 22; its protein translation is MDAHGRHLPPPFHPRDLQLHHPHQFQQHHHQQQPNSEEDEQSGGSSSHNHGQKREREDNNNNNDGNRELASVVTTGGDGDHSSGGSRRPRGRPSGSKNKPKPPIIITRDSANALRSHVMEVANGCDIQESISQFATRRQRGVCILSGNGTVTNVTLKQPSAPGAVVTLQGRFEILSLSGSFLPPPAPPAASGLTIYLAGGQGQVVGGGVVGPLLASGPVVIMAASFGNAAYERLPLEGEETTPGSGNGTLGSPTGPGNQQQLMNDANPSLFHGLPPNLLNSCQLPTYAYWGANRPPF